A part of Brassica rapa cultivar Chiifu-401-42 chromosome A05, CAAS_Brap_v3.01, whole genome shotgun sequence genomic DNA contains:
- the LOC117134131 gene encoding glutathione S-transferase T3-like has translation MDPFTINSPGFTSLLASQSSPAMDCDFAEAVANSPGIVKPVLKRKWTTKEDLVLISGWLNTSKDAIVGNEQKGGSFWKRIELYFNSSPQLTGSVPREWSQCKQRWGRVNEQVCKFVGSYEAALKEQSSGQK, from the coding sequence ATGGATCCCTTTACCATAAACTCTCCCGGGTTTACTTCGCTCCTAGCTTCGCAGAGCAGTCCAGCAATGGACTGCGACTTCGCTGAGGCAGTAGCCAACTCTCCCGGGATAGTGAAACCGGTCCTAAAGAGAAAGTGGACAACAAAAGAAGACCTAGTGCTCATCAGTGGGTGGCTGAACACGAGCAAGGATGCTATTGTCGGTAACGAGCAGAAGGGAGGATCCTTTTGGAAGAGAATTGAGCTCTACTTCAATTCAAGCCCTCAGCTCACTGGCTCAGTTCCTAGAGAGTGGAGTCAGTGTAAGCAGAGGTGGGGAAGGGTGAACGAGCAGGTGTGCAAGTTTGTGGGGAGTTATGAGGCGGCTTTGAAGGAGCAATCTAGTGGTCAAAAATGA
- the LOC103867821 gene encoding uncharacterized protein LOC103867821 translates to MSSSSNDEVYEVFEEMVDEQIDDFMDSVIANNPKRRGYIERDREQGHNQLWHDYFSENPTYPPEMFRRRFRMNKPLFLRIVERLNNEVPYFQQRRNGHGRCGLSALQKCTSAIRMLAYGKAGDANDEYLRLAASTALLCLENFTDAIILLFGGEYLRRPTPEDLQRLLDAGEARGFPGMIGSIDCMHWEWKNCPTAWKGRAPKVKFKVNNHTYRMAYYLTDGIYPNWATFIQSIKLPQGPKAELFAERQESTRKDVERAFGVLQSRFAIVKNPALLWDKEKIGKIMRTCVILHNMIVEDERHGYIQIDTSEFESGESSRSSKVKSRESVNVPMLTIRNQIRDPHLHERLKADLVENVWKKYGNHDE, encoded by the exons ATGTCAAGCTCCTCAAATGATGAAGTATATGAGGTATTTGAAGAAATGGTCGACGAACAAATTGATGATTTCATGGACTCCGTTATTGCCAACAACCCGAAGAGACGAGGGTATATCGAAAGAGATCGGGAACAAGGACACAATCAACTATGGCACGACTATTTTAGCGAAAATCCAACATACCCACCGGAAATGTTTAGGCGgcgttttcgaatgaacaaaCCTTTGTTCCTTCGCATTGTCGAACGCCTAAATAATGAAGTTCCATACTTTCAGCAACGAAGAAATGGTCACGGAAGGTGCGGCCTATCTGCACTTCAAAAATGCACTTCAGCAATACGAATGTTGGCATATGGTAAAGCCGGAGATGCGAatgacgaatatctccgacttgcGGCAAGTACTGCACTTTTATGTTTGGAAAATTTCACGGATGCGATAATACTATTGTTTGGAGGTGAGTATCTAAGAAGACCTACACCAGAAGATCTTCAAAGACTACTTGACGCTGGAGAGGCACGCGGGTTTCCGGGTATGATAGgcagcatcgattgtatgcattgggagtggaaaaactgcccaacGGCTTGGAAAG GTCGAGCCCCTAAAGTTAAGttcaaggtcaacaaccacacttaTCGTATGGCCTACTATCTTACCGACGGAATTTATCCTAATTgggcaacatttatccaatccatcAAACTCCCTCAAGGTCCAAAAGCAGAGTTATTTGCTGAACGTCAAGAATCCAccagaaaagatgtcgaacgggcttttggagtattgcaatcGAGGTTTGCAATTGTTAAAAACCCAGCTCTACTATGGGACAAGGAGAAGATAGGAAAGATAATGAGAACTTGTgtcatattgcacaatatgatagtggAGGACGAGCGACACGGATACATTCAAATTGATACATCTGAGTTCGAGTCTGGAGAGTCTAGTCGAAGTTCGAAAGTGAAAAGTAGAGAAAGTGTCAATGTCCCTATGCTTACCATTCGCAATCAAATTCGAGATCCACATTTACATGAGcgtttgaaagctgatttagttgaaaatgtttggaaaaaATATGGTAATCATGATGAATAA